In a genomic window of Pseudoglutamicibacter albus:
- a CDS encoding acylneuraminate cytidylyltransferase has translation MTTETTPPQQAAAPQATPASVAAPDSRSGATVIIPARGGSKGVPLKNLRPIAGRSLVGRAIDAALAAESVTTVYVSTDHPGIADEARRCGAGVIERPAALSGDTASSESALLHALEILEARGERPAVTVLVQCTSPFIRPEDLQAAVTAVETKSADVAFSTVEDHGFLWTRTPNGNVTAVGHQVAYRPRRQDRAPQMRETGAFYAMNTEGFIETRHRFFGTLTAIEVPAWTAPEIDTLDDLEHAIRIAELHEAPVQALDVDALIMDFDGVHTDDSVTITQDGTESVKVSRSDGMGIKMLRQAGVPMVIVSTETNPVVTARGKKLKVEVMQGVEHKAEAVSTWIKEHGLDPARVAFLGNDINDLPAFAEVGWPLAVADAQPLVTRAARISISAPGGHGAVREVCDRILAARNENREVNDPAGLLPRSIPQPAHLA, from the coding sequence GTGACCACAGAAACGACTCCCCCACAGCAAGCCGCTGCACCGCAGGCCACACCGGCCAGTGTAGCCGCGCCAGACTCCCGAAGCGGCGCGACCGTCATCATCCCGGCCCGCGGAGGTTCCAAAGGTGTGCCGTTGAAAAACCTGCGCCCTATCGCAGGCCGTTCACTCGTAGGCCGCGCGATCGATGCCGCACTTGCAGCGGAATCGGTCACCACAGTCTACGTATCTACCGACCACCCAGGCATCGCTGACGAAGCCCGCCGATGCGGAGCCGGAGTCATCGAACGCCCCGCGGCCCTCTCCGGTGACACCGCATCGAGCGAATCCGCTCTGCTTCACGCCCTGGAAATCCTCGAAGCCCGCGGCGAACGCCCAGCCGTGACCGTGCTAGTGCAGTGCACATCGCCGTTCATCCGGCCAGAAGACCTCCAGGCGGCCGTGACCGCGGTAGAGACGAAGTCGGCTGATGTAGCGTTCTCGACCGTCGAAGACCACGGCTTCCTCTGGACCCGCACGCCCAACGGCAACGTGACCGCGGTAGGCCACCAGGTCGCCTACCGGCCGCGCCGCCAAGACCGTGCGCCTCAGATGCGTGAAACCGGTGCGTTCTACGCGATGAACACTGAAGGGTTCATCGAAACCCGCCACCGTTTCTTTGGAACCCTCACCGCGATCGAGGTTCCAGCGTGGACCGCACCGGAAATCGACACCCTCGATGACCTCGAACACGCAATCCGCATCGCCGAACTACACGAAGCACCCGTCCAAGCGCTCGATGTTGACGCGCTCATCATGGACTTCGACGGCGTCCACACCGATGATTCGGTGACCATAACCCAAGACGGAACCGAATCCGTGAAGGTGTCCCGCTCTGACGGCATGGGAATCAAGATGCTGCGCCAAGCGGGCGTTCCGATGGTCATCGTCTCCACCGAAACCAACCCTGTAGTGACAGCCCGGGGCAAGAAGCTCAAGGTCGAAGTCATGCAGGGCGTGGAACACAAAGCCGAAGCCGTATCCACGTGGATCAAAGAACACGGCCTCGACCCGGCCCGGGTCGCGTTCCTCGGCAACGACATCAACGATCTACCGGCGTTCGCTGAGGTCGGCTGGCCGCTGGCTGTCGCAGACGCGCAGCCGCTGGTGACCCGCGCGGCCCGCATCTCCATCTCCGCACCCGGCGGACACGGCGCAGTACGCGAAGTATGTGACCGGATTCTGGCGGCACGCAACGAAAACCGCGAAGTCAATGACCCAGCGGGACTACTGCCACGTTCCATCCCCCAACCGGCACATCTTGCCTAA
- a CDS encoding NUDIX hydrolase, whose product MSDHVPNPQRRTPLTAALAWERTRTLRASQRLSPSTPTVEEVSAGGIVIDPDSPDLRVAIIARYNRAGRLEWCLPKGHPEGQETHEQAAVREIAEETGIQGQILVPLGSIDYWFMVPQYRVHKTVHHFLLIATGGELTIENDPDHEAVDVDWVPLVELPRRLTFLNERRIAEMAREVIETHEL is encoded by the coding sequence ATGAGTGACCACGTTCCGAACCCACAGCGCCGCACGCCGTTGACGGCTGCTTTGGCGTGGGAACGTACCCGCACACTGCGGGCATCACAGCGTTTATCCCCCTCAACACCAACAGTTGAAGAGGTATCCGCAGGCGGAATCGTCATCGATCCCGACTCCCCTGACCTGCGCGTAGCCATCATTGCGCGCTACAACCGCGCAGGCCGCCTCGAATGGTGTCTACCTAAAGGACACCCAGAAGGCCAAGAAACACACGAACAAGCCGCAGTACGCGAAATCGCTGAAGAAACCGGCATCCAAGGGCAAATCCTCGTGCCCCTCGGATCCATCGACTACTGGTTCATGGTCCCCCAATACAGGGTCCACAAAACCGTTCACCACTTCCTTCTTATAGCAACCGGTGGCGAACTCACCATCGAAAACGACCCAGACCATGAGGCTGTTGACGTGGACTGGGTCCCCCTAGTCGAGCTCCCGCGCCGACTCACCTTCCTCAACGAACGCAGAATCGCCGAAATGGCCCGAGAGGTAATCGAGACGCATGAGCTCTGA
- a CDS encoding N-acetylneuraminate synthase family protein, whose translation MTKHPAKTVQIGEKTLGVDQPVYVIGEIGINHNGDVDIAKQLIDVAADAGADAVKFQKRTPEIAVPEHMRNKPRQTPWGEMTYMEYKHRVEFGEKEYKELMQYAAAQDLHCFASPWDVPSVEFLEDLGVVTHKIASASVTDKEMLRALQQTGKPLLLSTGMSTLAEIDEAVAILGTDNLVLMHSCSTYPMPPEEANLRSITTLEDRYGVPVGYSGHEDGLQISLAAVALGAVTVERHITLDRTMWGSDQAASLEPRAFEQLVTDIRILEKAMGDGRKRVMPGEAAKKDSLRRVTEDPMAVKVG comes from the coding sequence ATGACGAAGCACCCAGCTAAGACCGTTCAGATCGGCGAGAAGACCCTCGGCGTAGACCAGCCTGTCTACGTCATCGGTGAAATCGGCATCAACCACAACGGTGACGTCGACATCGCAAAGCAGCTCATCGACGTGGCAGCTGACGCCGGCGCCGATGCAGTGAAGTTCCAGAAGCGCACCCCGGAGATCGCTGTCCCGGAGCACATGCGCAACAAGCCACGCCAGACCCCATGGGGCGAAATGACCTACATGGAGTACAAGCACCGCGTCGAGTTCGGTGAGAAGGAATACAAGGAGCTCATGCAGTACGCGGCAGCGCAGGACCTGCACTGCTTCGCTTCCCCATGGGATGTCCCATCCGTCGAATTCCTCGAAGACTTGGGCGTTGTCACCCACAAGATCGCGTCCGCATCCGTGACCGATAAGGAGATGTTGCGCGCCCTTCAGCAGACCGGCAAGCCACTGCTGCTCTCGACCGGCATGTCCACCCTGGCTGAGATCGACGAGGCCGTAGCGATCCTCGGAACCGATAACCTCGTTCTGATGCACTCGTGCTCGACCTACCCGATGCCACCAGAGGAAGCCAACCTCCGCTCGATCACGACCCTCGAAGACCGCTACGGCGTCCCAGTGGGCTACTCGGGCCACGAGGACGGCCTGCAGATCTCCCTGGCGGCTGTCGCTCTAGGCGCTGTGACCGTGGAACGCCACATCACCCTCGACCGCACGATGTGGGGCTCCGACCAGGCCGCTTCCCTTGAGCCACGCGCTTTCGAGCAGCTGGTCACCGACATCCGCATCCTCGAAAAGGCAATGGGTGACGGCCGCAAGCGCGTCATGCCAGGCGAGGCAGCTAAGAAGGATTCGCTGCGCCGCGTGACCGAAGACCCAATGGCAGTCAAGGTCGGCTAA
- a CDS encoding polysialyltransferase family glycosyltransferase, whose amino-acid sequence MTQLFQASTLYQVASLAAMIDAGAVPEDGDRVLCVVDSTRQPELVPGITGATGFEELASRFDRVINFGEFIRPLRPHQFSPRQVEAPMWRKLFCKYFDLPLTQPGHASEISLWLESLQVNPGRALATVFHDAPITVHADGLMAYGPLRDPLPIEIGSRLDRVVHLDIVPGLKPLYGAEWGAASDAVGLEHFTRVIDAWANKVEPSAACASIMASGKPAGLILGQYLNELRLITDEEEHELTTRMAQAALDAGAEVIAFKPHPSASYTSRIVTREVVESLGLEYVEITDTVPAEIVATWIKPVVAVSIFSTALATLRYGYNIPAVAVGAEDVIHNLNPYPNSNRVPVMLADALFHRGIPAPADDPSKEGRLQALLNTVAYTMQPERMKALYPEAFEFCTSDPELRKLYLRKTRLYQLNLMKTNPTNTYERLVGHLGNAMGAKNFNALKNKVQTSKLLKVPSKAAVKALSALGNRNAQGNRKTQGNQTAQGNRKPPGHQKQQ is encoded by the coding sequence ATGACTCAGCTTTTCCAGGCTTCAACCCTCTACCAGGTGGCCTCTCTCGCCGCGATGATCGACGCCGGCGCAGTCCCTGAAGACGGCGACCGCGTGCTGTGCGTGGTTGACTCAACCCGCCAACCAGAACTGGTCCCCGGGATCACCGGGGCGACCGGTTTCGAAGAGCTTGCCTCACGCTTTGACCGTGTCATCAACTTCGGCGAATTCATTCGCCCGCTGCGTCCGCACCAGTTCTCCCCACGCCAGGTAGAGGCGCCGATGTGGCGGAAACTGTTCTGCAAGTATTTCGATCTGCCCCTGACCCAGCCGGGCCACGCATCGGAAATCTCTTTGTGGCTTGAATCCCTCCAGGTCAACCCTGGCCGGGCGCTCGCGACCGTCTTCCACGACGCGCCTATCACCGTCCACGCCGACGGGCTCATGGCCTACGGGCCGCTGCGTGATCCCCTGCCCATCGAGATCGGTTCGCGTTTGGACCGCGTGGTGCACCTGGACATCGTGCCTGGCCTCAAGCCGCTCTACGGCGCGGAATGGGGTGCAGCCTCCGATGCGGTGGGGCTTGAACACTTCACTCGCGTGATCGATGCGTGGGCTAACAAGGTTGAACCGTCAGCTGCGTGCGCGAGCATCATGGCCTCGGGTAAACCTGCCGGGCTGATCCTGGGGCAATACCTCAATGAGTTGCGGCTCATCACCGATGAAGAAGAGCACGAACTGACCACCCGCATGGCGCAGGCAGCGCTCGATGCCGGTGCAGAGGTCATCGCGTTCAAGCCGCACCCATCGGCCTCCTACACTTCACGCATCGTGACCCGGGAAGTCGTGGAATCCCTCGGCCTCGAATACGTCGAGATCACCGATACCGTGCCGGCAGAAATCGTCGCCACCTGGATCAAACCAGTCGTGGCGGTCTCGATCTTCTCGACCGCACTAGCAACACTGCGCTACGGCTACAACATCCCCGCGGTAGCGGTAGGGGCCGAGGATGTGATCCACAACCTCAACCCGTACCCGAACTCCAACCGCGTACCCGTCATGCTTGCTGACGCGCTGTTCCACCGCGGCATCCCAGCACCAGCGGACGACCCTTCCAAGGAAGGCCGCCTCCAGGCACTTCTGAACACGGTCGCTTACACGATGCAGCCCGAGCGGATGAAGGCCCTCTACCCAGAGGCGTTCGAGTTCTGCACCTCAGACCCCGAGCTGCGAAAGCTCTACCTGCGTAAAACCCGGCTGTATCAGCTCAACCTCATGAAAACCAACCCGACCAACACCTACGAGCGCCTCGTAGGTCACCTCGGTAACGCGATGGGGGCCAAAAACTTCAACGCCCTCAAGAACAAGGTTCAGACCTCCAAACTGCTGAAGGTTCCATCCAAGGCGGCCGTCAAAGCCCTCTCCGCGCTGGGTAACCGGAACGCACAGGGTAACCGAAAAACACAGGGCAACCAGACAGCACAGGGTAACCGGAAACCGCCAGGCCACCAGAAACAACAATGA
- a CDS encoding CCA tRNA nucleotidyltransferase: MIQLRDVQLPALALELGERFIAAGFELALVGGPVRDLFLGRAAPDLDFTTNATPDQILDVVRGWAEATWDVGREFGTIALRKRGEDIEITTYRADVYDAGSRKPHVRFGEKLEDDLARRDFTVNAMALRLPAGELVDPFGGRADVEAGVLRTPSGPEISFSDDPLRMMRGARFVSQLGFELARPERSAMQQMAARLEIVSAERVRDELNKLMLGSDPASGLHVMVTTGLADYVLPELPALQMATDANHHHKDVYQHSLTVLRQAIEHEGTSADDAVPGPDLVLRLAALLHDIGKPATRRFENGAVSFRNHEVVGAKMARKRLRALRYDNATIKAVVRLVELHMRFYGYADVAWSDSAVRRYVNDAGDVLSRLHLLTRSDVTTQNRRKAERLEHAYDDLERRIEELAEQEALDAIRPDLNGQQIMEILDIKPGPVVGRAYKFLLERRLDRGPVSEEQAKLELLEWWAEQDA, from the coding sequence GTGATTCAGCTACGTGATGTGCAGTTGCCGGCGCTTGCCCTTGAGTTGGGTGAGCGGTTTATTGCTGCCGGTTTTGAGTTGGCGCTGGTTGGTGGGCCGGTGCGTGACCTGTTTTTGGGGCGGGCGGCACCTGATTTGGATTTTACGACGAACGCGACTCCGGATCAGATTCTGGATGTGGTGCGTGGTTGGGCTGAGGCGACGTGGGATGTGGGCCGTGAGTTCGGCACGATCGCTTTGCGCAAGCGTGGTGAGGATATTGAGATCACTACGTATAGGGCTGATGTCTACGATGCGGGTTCGCGTAAGCCGCATGTGCGGTTTGGTGAGAAGCTCGAGGATGATTTGGCTCGCCGTGATTTCACGGTCAATGCGATGGCGTTGCGTTTGCCTGCAGGTGAGTTGGTGGACCCGTTTGGTGGGCGCGCGGATGTCGAGGCCGGGGTTTTGCGTACCCCGTCTGGCCCGGAGATTTCGTTTTCGGATGATCCTTTGCGGATGATGCGGGGCGCCCGTTTCGTGTCTCAGCTGGGTTTTGAGTTGGCTAGGCCGGAGCGTTCGGCGATGCAGCAAATGGCAGCGCGCTTGGAGATTGTCTCTGCTGAGCGGGTTCGGGACGAGCTGAATAAGTTGATGTTGGGTTCTGATCCCGCCTCGGGGTTGCATGTGATGGTGACAACGGGTTTGGCTGACTATGTGCTCCCTGAGTTGCCTGCGTTGCAGATGGCGACGGATGCGAATCATCACCATAAGGATGTGTATCAGCATTCGTTGACTGTTTTGCGGCAAGCGATCGAGCATGAGGGCACGTCTGCTGACGATGCGGTGCCTGGCCCTGACTTGGTGTTGCGTTTGGCTGCACTTCTGCACGATATCGGTAAGCCGGCTACGCGCCGGTTCGAGAACGGTGCGGTGAGTTTCCGTAACCACGAGGTTGTGGGCGCGAAGATGGCGCGTAAGCGTTTGCGTGCGTTGCGTTATGACAATGCGACGATCAAGGCCGTGGTGCGGCTGGTTGAGTTGCATATGCGTTTTTATGGTTATGCGGATGTCGCGTGGTCGGATTCTGCGGTGCGCCGTTACGTGAATGATGCCGGTGATGTTTTGAGCCGCCTGCATTTGCTCACCCGTTCTGATGTGACGACGCAGAATCGGCGTAAGGCTGAACGGCTTGAGCATGCTTATGACGATCTTGAGCGCCGCATCGAGGAGCTCGCCGAGCAGGAGGCGTTGGATGCGATCCGCCCAGACCTGAATGGGCAACAGATCATGGAGATCCTAGACATCAAGCCGGGCCCTGTTGTGGGGCGGGCCTATAAGTTCTTGCTTGAGAGGCGCCTGGACCGCGGGCCGGTTTCAGAGGAGCAAGCGAAACTAGAGTTGCTCGAGTGGTGGGCTGAACAGGACGCCTAG
- a CDS encoding DUF6716 putative glycosyltransferase has translation MTVRTIAAIADSDSYLKYAVHFLDQLKDWRRQVVVVRSHVIPTSVQTRAALAGTFLEGRPPAVVPVRKLSTNLNPMPDVVLVAATGPIAREVLIHFASLKNRPALITALPGIAFPATSRALGFRELSDTFMVHSLAEADAFAILGEKMSLDGITPRAVLPNGSFDSGFASHSSFGGNGFGGGTYDGGAYDAGAAGNAEADEDAEAVEEAGLDPERPAIDEPDPADAPEIVKAAQEQGHAPTPPLEEENILPPSFAVGRLPMLSHHEPPEPDMTSVNRIVFAPQAKMPFKQFQRLEILKALAETKRKHPEVEVIVKLRALRGEPQTHIERFPYDYLWENYCAETGEDQSLLDFQTGSLAERLTPGSALVTVSSTAAVEAIDRGLRVGIISDFGVTKKLLNAMFSESGLLMTLEEMQDLNIPHANQQWLRRNYFHTPEDVKAAHRRDMEHELAALADAARKGYLDVSAAAMARARTRAWRARLKTALPAPVWKAARNVRNAVRA, from the coding sequence ATGACGGTTAGGACCATCGCGGCCATCGCAGACTCCGACTCATACCTCAAATACGCCGTCCATTTCCTTGACCAGCTCAAAGACTGGCGGCGCCAAGTAGTGGTCGTGCGCTCACACGTGATCCCGACCTCCGTACAAACCCGTGCGGCACTAGCCGGAACGTTCCTCGAAGGCCGGCCGCCCGCCGTCGTACCGGTGCGCAAGCTCTCCACCAACCTCAACCCGATGCCGGACGTGGTGCTAGTTGCCGCTACCGGGCCGATCGCCCGCGAAGTACTCATCCACTTCGCATCCCTCAAAAACCGCCCGGCACTGATCACCGCGCTACCAGGCATCGCTTTCCCGGCAACCTCGCGCGCGCTAGGCTTCCGTGAACTCTCCGACACGTTCATGGTCCACTCCCTCGCAGAAGCCGACGCGTTCGCGATCCTCGGTGAGAAGATGAGCCTCGACGGGATCACCCCGCGCGCAGTCCTCCCGAACGGTAGCTTCGACAGCGGATTCGCTAGCCACAGCAGCTTTGGCGGCAATGGCTTCGGTGGCGGGACCTACGATGGCGGGGCCTACGATGCCGGGGCCGCCGGTAACGCTGAGGCCGACGAGGACGCGGAGGCTGTGGAGGAGGCCGGCTTGGACCCTGAACGCCCAGCGATCGACGAGCCAGACCCAGCCGACGCGCCAGAAATCGTCAAAGCGGCTCAAGAGCAAGGCCACGCCCCCACCCCGCCGCTCGAGGAAGAGAATATCCTTCCGCCGAGCTTCGCAGTCGGCAGGCTCCCGATGCTCAGCCACCACGAGCCGCCCGAGCCAGACATGACCAGCGTCAACCGCATCGTCTTCGCGCCACAAGCGAAAATGCCATTCAAGCAATTCCAGCGCCTCGAAATCCTCAAAGCCCTGGCAGAAACCAAGCGCAAACATCCTGAGGTTGAGGTTATCGTCAAGCTACGTGCGTTGCGTGGGGAACCGCAGACCCACATCGAACGCTTCCCTTACGACTACCTGTGGGAGAACTACTGCGCCGAAACCGGCGAAGACCAGAGCCTGCTGGACTTCCAGACCGGTTCACTCGCCGAACGCCTCACGCCAGGTTCGGCACTCGTGACCGTGTCGTCGACGGCGGCGGTCGAGGCGATCGACCGCGGGCTGCGGGTCGGGATCATCTCCGACTTCGGAGTCACCAAGAAGCTACTCAACGCGATGTTCAGCGAATCCGGCCTCCTCATGACACTCGAGGAAATGCAGGACCTCAACATCCCGCACGCCAACCAACAGTGGCTGCGCCGCAACTACTTCCACACCCCGGAAGACGTCAAGGCCGCACACCGCCGCGACATGGAACACGAACTCGCTGCACTAGCCGATGCGGCACGCAAGGGCTACCTCGACGTCTCAGCAGCCGCGATGGCCCGCGCCCGCACCCGCGCATGGCGCGCACGCCTGAAAACCGCCCTTCCGGCACCGGTGTGGAAAGCGGCACGCAACGTACGCAACGCCGTCCGCGCCTAG
- a CDS encoding glycosyltransferase family 2 protein: protein MTAAAAPTEARSDQPEQISLIVTTHNQKHLLPDTLVSTTRQMPAGQEDQLHVIVVDDGSEEDVEDVIDSFRPLLPRLTLLRNPVALGVSAARNRGLEVARGTYIAFLDGDDWLEPLSLSVRAEAMQRLGVDFIRVPMIEEKNGTRTVRNLPTGRIGTVENPRDFIMPPNNSTIIDNPWVAAGMYHRRLHDELDVMRFDESLSTAEDRLWLWGVMLAASTCAFIEGPTTMWRRGLATTLTQVGDERQLHFARAFGKMADLLIKDAEGERFMPKLARQFLAITCFQLERKDRLSSELQEQMRTEIRATAGKFDRELIIQTVKEMGPKRLKLLGPVLPEVKKEIEGAGFMAALLSFRPSASPSSDTAPASDTAKSSR, encoded by the coding sequence GTGACTGCTGCCGCAGCACCAACCGAGGCACGCTCGGATCAGCCCGAGCAGATCTCGCTGATTGTGACAACCCACAATCAGAAACACCTGCTACCGGACACGCTCGTCTCCACAACCCGGCAGATGCCTGCCGGTCAAGAAGATCAGCTGCACGTCATCGTGGTCGATGACGGTTCCGAGGAAGACGTAGAGGACGTCATCGATTCGTTCCGTCCGCTGCTTCCGCGTCTGACACTTCTGAGGAACCCGGTTGCGCTCGGCGTCTCTGCCGCCCGCAACCGGGGCCTCGAAGTGGCCCGTGGAACCTATATCGCGTTCCTGGATGGGGACGACTGGCTTGAGCCACTCAGCCTAAGTGTTCGGGCTGAGGCGATGCAGAGGCTCGGCGTGGACTTCATCCGTGTGCCGATGATCGAGGAGAAAAACGGGACACGCACTGTACGCAACTTACCAACCGGGCGCATCGGGACCGTAGAAAACCCGCGGGACTTCATCATGCCGCCCAACAACAGCACCATCATCGATAACCCGTGGGTCGCTGCCGGAATGTATCACCGCCGCCTCCACGACGAACTCGATGTGATGCGTTTCGACGAAAGCCTCTCGACCGCTGAAGACCGCTTGTGGCTGTGGGGCGTGATGCTCGCGGCATCCACGTGCGCTTTCATCGAAGGCCCCACCACGATGTGGCGCCGCGGCCTTGCCACAACGCTCACCCAGGTCGGTGACGAACGTCAGCTGCACTTCGCCCGCGCGTTCGGGAAGATGGCTGACCTGCTCATTAAGGACGCCGAAGGCGAGCGTTTCATGCCGAAGCTCGCCCGCCAGTTCCTGGCGATCACGTGCTTCCAGCTTGAACGTAAGGATCGGTTGAGCAGCGAACTCCAGGAGCAAATGAGAACCGAGATCCGGGCCACTGCAGGCAAATTCGATCGCGAGCTCATCATCCAGACCGTGAAAGAGATGGGCCCTAAACGCCTCAAGCTCCTGGGCCCCGTGCTACCGGAAGTAAAAAAGGAAATTGAGGGCGCAGGTTTCATGGCCGCTTTGCTCTCGTTCCGGCCTTCCGCCTCCCCTTCTTCTGATACCGCCCCCGCTTCTGATACAGCAAAGAGCAGCCGATGA
- a CDS encoding inositol-3-phosphate synthase, with protein sequence MSDNAIRVAIVGVGNCATSLVQGVEYYKDAAVDQTIPGLMHVQFGDYHVNDVNFVAAFDVDAKKVGLDLADAIQASENNTIKLCDVPKTGVTVQRGHTLDGLGKYYRETIEESTEEPVDVVAALKEANVDVLVSYLPVGSEEANKFYAQCAIDARVAFVNALPVFIAGTTEWAEKFREAGVPIVGDDIKSQIGATITHRVMAKLFEDRGVILDRTYQLNVGGNMDFKNMLERERLESKKISKTQAVTSNTSAKLAERDVHIGPSDYVGWLDDRKWAFVRLEGRNFGDAPVSLEYKLEVWDSPNSAGVIIDAIRAAKIGLDRGIGGPLLSASSYFMKSPPVQVNDEQAHADVEAFIRGEKDS encoded by the coding sequence GTGTCGGATAACGCAATCCGCGTCGCCATCGTGGGCGTCGGCAATTGTGCGACCTCGCTCGTGCAAGGCGTTGAATACTACAAAGACGCCGCAGTAGACCAGACCATCCCGGGTCTGATGCACGTGCAGTTCGGCGACTACCACGTCAACGATGTGAACTTCGTTGCGGCATTCGATGTTGACGCCAAGAAGGTTGGGCTCGACCTCGCCGACGCGATTCAAGCATCCGAAAATAACACGATCAAACTCTGCGACGTCCCGAAAACCGGTGTGACGGTCCAGCGCGGCCACACCCTCGACGGCCTCGGCAAGTACTACCGCGAGACCATCGAAGAGTCCACGGAAGAACCAGTTGACGTCGTCGCGGCTCTCAAGGAAGCCAACGTTGACGTTTTGGTCTCCTATCTGCCTGTCGGCTCCGAGGAAGCGAATAAGTTCTACGCCCAGTGTGCCATTGACGCCCGCGTCGCGTTCGTCAACGCGCTCCCAGTATTCATCGCCGGAACCACCGAATGGGCCGAGAAGTTCCGTGAAGCCGGCGTGCCCATCGTCGGTGACGACATCAAGTCCCAAATCGGCGCAACCATCACGCACCGCGTCATGGCCAAGCTTTTCGAAGACCGCGGCGTGATCCTTGACCGCACCTACCAGCTCAACGTGGGCGGCAACATGGACTTCAAGAACATGCTCGAGCGTGAACGCCTCGAATCCAAGAAGATCTCCAAGACCCAGGCCGTCACCTCGAACACGTCCGCGAAGCTCGCCGAACGCGACGTTCACATCGGCCCATCCGACTATGTTGGGTGGCTCGATGACCGAAAGTGGGCTTTCGTACGCCTCGAAGGCCGCAACTTCGGCGATGCCCCGGTCTCGCTCGAATACAAGCTCGAAGTGTGGGACTCCCCTAACTCCGCTGGTGTCATCATCGACGCGATCCGCGCCGCGAAGATCGGCCTGGACCGCGGCATCGGCGGCCCGCTGCTTTCAGCTTCCTCCTACTTCATGAAGTCGCCTCCAGTGCAGGTCAACGACGAACAAGCACACGCCGACGTCGAAGCCTTCATCCGCGGCGAAAAAGACTCCTAA